The Raphanus sativus cultivar WK10039 chromosome 2, ASM80110v3, whole genome shotgun sequence DNA segment TATAAAGAGAATATTCAAACTAATTTGCAAACTACAAATAATAATTCTTAGTACATTTTCAAAATGTGTTTGATCGATTGGCTAGCAACGCTTGAGCGGCGCACCGCATAGACAGAGGTTGTTGGAGAACTCATAAACCTCAAAATTCTGGAGCAGACCTCCCTGTGGGATGGACCCACAGAGACGGTTGAAACTTAGGTTAAAATGGGTAAGTTGGAGCTTGGTCAGTTCCAAAGGAAGCTCTCCGAAAACACGGTTATGGCTAAGGTCCAATGACACCAAGCTCTTGGCGAACTTCACTTTTGAGAGATCGAAGTGGAAGTTGTTTCTAGACAAGTCCAGTCTCACGGTTGTTTTGTTATGTCCAAAGAACATGGAAGCATCCCCACTAAAATTGTTTCCTGATAAACTCACGGTGTTGAAATCGGTTTTGGATAACGACTTTGGTATTTCTCCTACATTGCAATCAAACCAACATAATCTATTTATGTATATCATTTATTCTACCTAGCAACATAGGGAAACAATGTTACGCAATAACTTGAGTGACAAGTTGTACAACATAAAGATAGGCTATTACTTGAGTGGCAAGTTTTACCTGAGAGGTGATTATTACCCAAATAGAGTTTTGGGAACTTTCCAAGAAAGGAACCGAAAGATTCCGGTATAGAACCGGTTAACTTGTTATGACTGAGCTGTATGGTCTCAAGTTTAGGCATCTGAGAAATCGAACCGGGTATTGAACCGTTGAACCGGTTAAAAGAGAGGTCCAAGAAAGTAACGTTCTGAAGCTCGCTGATGTATTTCGGGACTGGACCAGAGAGTTGGGTTATCCTAAACCGAAGGTAGACTAGATTCTTGAGCTTGGTGATAGAGCGTGGAATGGTGCCTCTGAGTTGAGAGAGGCTGCTCCAGTCTAGGATAACGAGGTCTGTGAGGTCTCCGATCTCCTCGGCTATCTGACCAACGACGTCTCCGGCAGCTATAGTGAGGCCGGTGATGCGTCGGTGGGTGCAAACGACACCGGTCCAGTTGGTGCAGCAGTTGGTTTGAGGGTCCCAAGAATTGAGGATTTGAGGGTTGTTTAATGATTTCTTGATCTTGAGGAGAGTAGTTTTGTCATTTGAGTTACAGCTTTTAGAGCATGGGaacaagatgaagaagaagaagagcagagAGAGGTCAAGAAGCTTCATTGGATCTTAACTTGCCTTTAAAGTTTCTCTTCTTTTGGAATATTTATGTTCTATTGAGTGGATAGTCAAAGTGAGTGGATGATCCATACAAAATGGTCCCTTTTGACCATTCACATGCTTTGTATGTTACAACCGATTTTAAAGTGCTGTAAAATGTTCTTATTTTACACTTGACCTTGATAATTTATTGGGTATTACTTAAATAGcaataaatcaaatttttattcaaaatagaagacaagaaaaaaatcatCTAAATAGCACTTAGTAAAGAATATAGtgattagagtttagtatttaaatgGTGAAACTAGGGTTAAAATTTAGGATGTAGGATCATTTAATATTCTTATtgattaataaatgatattttgag contains these protein-coding regions:
- the LOC108841053 gene encoding leucine-rich repeat protein FLOR 1-like → MKLLDLSLLFFFFILFPCSKSCNSNDKTTLLKIKKSLNNPQILNSWDPQTNCCTNWTGVVCTHRRITGLTIAAGDVVGQIAEEIGDLTDLVILDWSSLSQLRGTIPRSITKLKNLVYLRFRITQLSGPVPKYISELQNVTFLDLSFNRFNGSIPGSISQMPKLETIQLSHNKLTGSIPESFGSFLGKFPKLYLGNNHLSGEIPKSLSKTDFNTVSLSGNNFSGDASMFFGHNKTTVRLDLSRNNFHFDLSKVKFAKSLVSLDLSHNRVFGELPLELTKLQLTHFNLSFNRLCGSIPQGGLLQNFEVYEFSNNLCLCGAPLKRC